Proteins from one Pseudoliparis swirei isolate HS2019 ecotype Mariana Trench chromosome 22, NWPU_hadal_v1, whole genome shotgun sequence genomic window:
- the plekha8 gene encoding pleckstrin homology domain-containing family A member 8, with protein MEGMLHKWTNYISGWQPRWFVLDGGTLSYYDSQEDAWKGCKGSIKISVCEIQVHSSDSRRVDLTIPGEQYFYLRAINPAERQRWLVALGTAKACLTDNRTKREKELQENTEALKTKMSELRLYCDLLLQQVNKIKENDERGDTEETGIDSGNMVKSTCTTFLKTLEECMQIANHTFSTNVSTHGPPGSPPVAAIKPQKIKHVNHLKQNLGVKWRGLAETSGEVVAHDNQDHGPVHRHSPSDIDAASSTRSVQEDGVDPTLHTTPSSSETEHYEQPAERDEEKEAGDEEETKPEQLHKVHQSQEEHDNNNKEADAGLPRHQQEAVPDEAEDQHEGETPRESPESEDTEQVETFFSTMSHRFSDMRLDEDNGIPTQAFLDSCYAIVPVLDKLGSTVFAPVKMDFVGNIKKINQKLMSDPDSFPTLQSIVLYEVQTDVARVRNSATEALLWLGRGLKFLKEFLSELNAGERDIQGALNKAYGKTLRQYHGWVVRGVFALALRAAPSYPSFAAALVSREGDELKGGFTIGMHRDLGVYLPAMGKQLAILDALYEEYNLESDEVV; from the exons AGAAGATGCGTGGAAAGGTTGCAAGGGCAGCATTAAAATTTCTGTTTGTGAAATCCAAG TTCATTCCTCCGACTCCAGACGAGTGGACCTGACCATACCAGGAGAGCAGTACTTTTACCTCAGAGCCATCAATccagcagagaggcagagatggCTGGTGGCACTGGGAACGGCCAAAGCTTGCCTTACAGACAACCgcacaaaaagagaaaaag AGCTCCAGGAGAACACAGAGGCATTGAAAACTAAGATGTCAGAACTCAGGTTGTACTGCGACCTTCTTCTCCAACAAGTAAACAAGATCAAGGAGAATGATGagcgaggagacacagaggag ACAGGAATAGACTCTGGAAACATGGTGAAGTCTACATGCACCACTTTCCTCAAGACTCTCGAGGAATGCATGCAGATAGCAAACCACACATTTAGTACAAATGTGTCAACACACGGTCCACCAGGATCTCCTCCTGTCGCTGCCATCAAACCTCAGAAG ATTAAACATGTCAATCATTTAAAACAGAACCTTGGAGTAAA ATGGAGAGGTTTGGCTGAAACTTCAGGAGAAGTAGTTGCACATGACAACCAGGACCATGGACCAGTACATCGTCATTCCCCATCAG ATATTGATGCCGCCAGCAGCACCAGGTCAGTCCAGGAGGACGGAGTTGATCCTACTTTACACACGACTCCGAGTTCCTCTGAGACTGAACACTATGAACAACCagcagagagggatgaggaaaaGGAAGCTggcgatgaagaggagacaAAACCAGAGCAGTTGCACAAAGTGCACCAAAGTCAAGAAGagcacgacaacaacaacaaggaagcGGACGCCGGCCTTCCTCGGCACCAACAGGAAGCTGTTCCTGACGAAGCAGAAGATCAACATGAAGGTGAAACTCCCCGAGAGTCACCGGAGTCGGAAGACACCGAGCAGGTGGAAACTTTCTTCAGCACAATGAGTCACAG ATTTAGTGATATGAGACTGGACGAGGACAATGGTATCCCTACACAAGCGTTTTTGGACTCATGCTATGCAATAGTACCTGTATTAG ACAAGCTGGGGTCCACAGTGTTTGCACCGGTAAAAATGGATTTTGTTGGAAATATTAAG AAAATAAATCAGAAGCTGATGTCGGACCCCGACAGCTTCCCCACACTCCAGTCCATCGTGCTGTATGAAGTACAGACGGATGTCGCCCGGGTGCGGAACTCCGCCACCGAGGCTCTGCTGTGGCTCGGACGAGGCCTGAAGTTCCTCAAGGAGTTCCTGTCGGAGCTCAACGCAGGAGAACGAGACATCCAGGGAGCTCTAA ATAAAGCCTATGGAAAGACCCTCCGCCAGTACCACGGATGGGTTGTGCGAGGCGTTTTTGCG TTGGCGCTGAGGGCTGCGCCGTCTTATCCGAGTTTCGCAGCTGCCTTGGTGTCCAGAGAAGGCGATGAGCTGAAGGGCGGCTTCACCATCGGCATGCACCGTGACCTGGGCGTGTACCTGCCGGCCATGGGGAAGCAGCTGGCGATCCTCGATGCCCTGTATGAAGAATACAACCTGGAGTCTGATGAAGTGGTGTGA